Proteins encoded together in one Musa acuminata AAA Group cultivar baxijiao chromosome BXJ3-6, Cavendish_Baxijiao_AAA, whole genome shotgun sequence window:
- the LOC135639385 gene encoding putative transcription factor bHLH041 isoform X4 codes for MDTVFLLRPEARSRFLRTAARALGCTYICLWSPLYHPSSDCFTSMDGWHHEDDSSGRPSSSSGSPSRRLFAAYLRSLCSIRCSLPYIELKDSDLMNSASMQVQRQFYQEAGIKTAAFLGCTSGEIEFGMTTSSDANMHANVEKVFSEDFIRQSQLEQEFIHQTQLEELFPPPDSSDSSSLRSFSVESPECSSLLLANTSTVAPHQIPMSVYDRHRTVLFPSTAVDDAAIARAMMAVISSNSSSAADRSWSGRRVGAFKAYATPAFAPRCDPTPSSHGQKMIKMLINLLKKMNDMRFEARTQDARPTSNQLHHMISERKRREKLNESFDALRMLLPPVSKKDKASVLYNTRNYLNALKAQISELERRNRLLEMQVRRPDEKEEDGDSNERVRVQISRQATESTPEGEGVNLVITVRAGCNMIDLIHDVLQCLKRMGATTLLSVEAITGSPQKNDLIKASFTVRVKGADCDEETLEEAVTQAVAAVLERSATPTS; via the exons ATGGACACCGTCTTCCTCCTCCGCCCCGAAGCCCGCAGTCGCTTCCTCCGGACCGCCGCTCGCGCACTGGGATGCACGTATATTTGCCTGTGGTCTCCGCTTTACCATCCATCATCCGA TTGCTTCACCTCCATGGATGGATGGCACCACGAGGACGACAGCAGCGGTCGGCCGAGCTCCTCGTCGGGAAGCCCCTCCAGAAGGCTCTTCGCCGCCTACTTGAGGTCTCTCTGCAGCATCCGATGCAG CCTTCCCTACATCGAGCTGAAGGACTCGGACCTCATGAACTCGGCATCAATGCAAGTACAACGGCAATTCTATCAG GAAGCTGGAATTAAG ACTGCAGCTTTTCTTGGATGCACAAGCGGAGAGATCGAGTTTGGGATGACGACTTCGAGTGAT GCAAACATGCATGCGAATGTTGAGAAAGTGTTCAGCGAGGATTTCATACGACAGTCGCAATTAGAGCAAGAATTCATTCACCAGACTCAGTTGGAAGAGTTGTTCCCACCTCCCGACTCCTCCGACTCCTCCTCGCTTCGATCTTTTTCGGTGGAAAGTCCAGAGTGCTCGTCTCTCCTTCTCGCCAATACGAGCACTGTTGCCCCTCACCAAATCCCCATGAGCGTCTACGATCGACACCGAACCGTGCTGTTTCCATCAACTGCCGTCGATGATGCTGCGATCGCGAGGGCGATGATGGCTGTCATCTCTTCGAACTCTTCTTCGGCTGCCGACCGGAGTTGGTCCGGCCGCCGAGTAGGGGCATTCAAAGCCTACGCTACTCCAGCCTTTGCACCAAGATGCGACCCCACTCCAAGCTCGCATGGCCAGAAGATGATTAAGATGCTCATCAACCTACTGAAGAAGATGAATGACATGAGGTTTGAAGCCCGGACGCAGGACGCCCGGCCTACCAGCAACCAGCTGCACCACATGATATCGGAGCGCAAGCGCCGGGAAAAGCTCAACGAAAGCTTCGATGCTCTCAGAATGCTACTTCCACCGGTGTCCAAG AAGGACAAGGCGTCGGTGCTTTACAACACCAGGAACTACCTGAACGCATTGAAAGCTCAAATATCTGAGCTGGAGCGTAGGAACCGACTGCTAGAGATGCAGGTTCGGCGTCCTGATGAGAAGGAAGAAGACGGCGATTCGAACGAGAGAGTACGAGTTCAGATAAGCCGGCAGGCAACCGAATCGACCCCAGAAGGCGAAGGAGTCAACCTCGTCATAACAGTGAGGGCGGGTTGCAACATGATCGATTTGATTCACGACGTACTCCAATGCTTGAAGCGGATGGGAGCCACTACTTTATTATCGGTGGAGGCGATCACAGGATCGCCGCAGAAGAATGATCTAATAAAGGCAAGCTTCACCGTACGAGTAAAG GGCGCCGATTGCGACGAGGAGACGCTCGAGGAAGCTGTGACCCAAGCTGTGGCTGCGGTGTTGGAGCGATCAGCAACACCCACTTCATAA
- the LOC135639385 gene encoding putative transcription factor bHLH041 isoform X1: MDTVFLLRPEARSRFLRTAARALGCTYICLWSPLYHPSSDCFTSMDGWHHEDDSSGRPSSSSGSPSRRLFAAYLRSLCSIRCSCVPGWAFKSSLPYIELKDSDLMNSASMQVQRQFYQEAGIKTAAFLGCTSGEIEFGMTTSSDANMHANVEKVFSEDFIRQSQLEQEFIHQTQLEELFPPPDSSDSSSLRSFSVESPECSSLLLANTSTVAPHQIPMSVYDRHRTVLFPSTAVDDAAIARAMMAVISSNSSSAADRSWSGRRVGAFKAYATPAFAPRCDPTPSSHGQKMIKMLINLLKKMNDMRFEARTQDARPTSNQLHHMISERKRREKLNESFDALRMLLPPVSKKDKASVLYNTRNYLNALKAQISELERRNRLLEMQVRRPDEKEEDGDSNERVRVQISRQATESTPEGEGVNLVITVRAGCNMIDLIHDVLQCLKRMGATTLLSVEAITGSPQKNDLIKASFTVRVKGADCDEETLEEAVTQAVAAVLERSATPTS, from the exons ATGGACACCGTCTTCCTCCTCCGCCCCGAAGCCCGCAGTCGCTTCCTCCGGACCGCCGCTCGCGCACTGGGATGCACGTATATTTGCCTGTGGTCTCCGCTTTACCATCCATCATCCGA TTGCTTCACCTCCATGGATGGATGGCACCACGAGGACGACAGCAGCGGTCGGCCGAGCTCCTCGTCGGGAAGCCCCTCCAGAAGGCTCTTCGCCGCCTACTTGAGGTCTCTCTGCAGCATCCGATGCAG CTGTGTTCCTGGTTGGGCTTTCAAGAGCAGCCTTCCCTACATCGAGCTGAAGGACTCGGACCTCATGAACTCGGCATCAATGCAAGTACAACGGCAATTCTATCAG GAAGCTGGAATTAAG ACTGCAGCTTTTCTTGGATGCACAAGCGGAGAGATCGAGTTTGGGATGACGACTTCGAGTGAT GCAAACATGCATGCGAATGTTGAGAAAGTGTTCAGCGAGGATTTCATACGACAGTCGCAATTAGAGCAAGAATTCATTCACCAGACTCAGTTGGAAGAGTTGTTCCCACCTCCCGACTCCTCCGACTCCTCCTCGCTTCGATCTTTTTCGGTGGAAAGTCCAGAGTGCTCGTCTCTCCTTCTCGCCAATACGAGCACTGTTGCCCCTCACCAAATCCCCATGAGCGTCTACGATCGACACCGAACCGTGCTGTTTCCATCAACTGCCGTCGATGATGCTGCGATCGCGAGGGCGATGATGGCTGTCATCTCTTCGAACTCTTCTTCGGCTGCCGACCGGAGTTGGTCCGGCCGCCGAGTAGGGGCATTCAAAGCCTACGCTACTCCAGCCTTTGCACCAAGATGCGACCCCACTCCAAGCTCGCATGGCCAGAAGATGATTAAGATGCTCATCAACCTACTGAAGAAGATGAATGACATGAGGTTTGAAGCCCGGACGCAGGACGCCCGGCCTACCAGCAACCAGCTGCACCACATGATATCGGAGCGCAAGCGCCGGGAAAAGCTCAACGAAAGCTTCGATGCTCTCAGAATGCTACTTCCACCGGTGTCCAAG AAGGACAAGGCGTCGGTGCTTTACAACACCAGGAACTACCTGAACGCATTGAAAGCTCAAATATCTGAGCTGGAGCGTAGGAACCGACTGCTAGAGATGCAGGTTCGGCGTCCTGATGAGAAGGAAGAAGACGGCGATTCGAACGAGAGAGTACGAGTTCAGATAAGCCGGCAGGCAACCGAATCGACCCCAGAAGGCGAAGGAGTCAACCTCGTCATAACAGTGAGGGCGGGTTGCAACATGATCGATTTGATTCACGACGTACTCCAATGCTTGAAGCGGATGGGAGCCACTACTTTATTATCGGTGGAGGCGATCACAGGATCGCCGCAGAAGAATGATCTAATAAAGGCAAGCTTCACCGTACGAGTAAAG GGCGCCGATTGCGACGAGGAGACGCTCGAGGAAGCTGTGACCCAAGCTGTGGCTGCGGTGTTGGAGCGATCAGCAACACCCACTTCATAA
- the LOC135639385 gene encoding putative transcription factor bHLH041 isoform X2, protein MDTVFLLRPEARSRFLRTAARALGCTYICLWSPLYHPSSDCFTSMDGWHHEDDSSGRPSSSSGSPSRRLFAAYLRSLCSIRCSCVPGWAFKSSLPYIELKDSDLMNSASMQVQRQFYQEAGIKTAAFLGCTSGEIEFGMTTSSDANMHANVEKVFSEDFIRQSQLEQEFIHQTQLEELFPPPDSSDSSSLRSFSVESPECSSLLLANTSTVAPHQIPMSVYDRHRTVLFPSTAVDDAAIARAMMAVISSNSSSAADRSWSGRRVGAFKAYATPAFAPRCDPTPSSHGQKMIKMLINLLKKMNDMRFEARTQDARPTSNQLHHMISERKRREKLNESFDALRMLLPPVSKDKASVLYNTRNYLNALKAQISELERRNRLLEMQVRRPDEKEEDGDSNERVRVQISRQATESTPEGEGVNLVITVRAGCNMIDLIHDVLQCLKRMGATTLLSVEAITGSPQKNDLIKASFTVRVKGADCDEETLEEAVTQAVAAVLERSATPTS, encoded by the exons ATGGACACCGTCTTCCTCCTCCGCCCCGAAGCCCGCAGTCGCTTCCTCCGGACCGCCGCTCGCGCACTGGGATGCACGTATATTTGCCTGTGGTCTCCGCTTTACCATCCATCATCCGA TTGCTTCACCTCCATGGATGGATGGCACCACGAGGACGACAGCAGCGGTCGGCCGAGCTCCTCGTCGGGAAGCCCCTCCAGAAGGCTCTTCGCCGCCTACTTGAGGTCTCTCTGCAGCATCCGATGCAG CTGTGTTCCTGGTTGGGCTTTCAAGAGCAGCCTTCCCTACATCGAGCTGAAGGACTCGGACCTCATGAACTCGGCATCAATGCAAGTACAACGGCAATTCTATCAG GAAGCTGGAATTAAG ACTGCAGCTTTTCTTGGATGCACAAGCGGAGAGATCGAGTTTGGGATGACGACTTCGAGTGAT GCAAACATGCATGCGAATGTTGAGAAAGTGTTCAGCGAGGATTTCATACGACAGTCGCAATTAGAGCAAGAATTCATTCACCAGACTCAGTTGGAAGAGTTGTTCCCACCTCCCGACTCCTCCGACTCCTCCTCGCTTCGATCTTTTTCGGTGGAAAGTCCAGAGTGCTCGTCTCTCCTTCTCGCCAATACGAGCACTGTTGCCCCTCACCAAATCCCCATGAGCGTCTACGATCGACACCGAACCGTGCTGTTTCCATCAACTGCCGTCGATGATGCTGCGATCGCGAGGGCGATGATGGCTGTCATCTCTTCGAACTCTTCTTCGGCTGCCGACCGGAGTTGGTCCGGCCGCCGAGTAGGGGCATTCAAAGCCTACGCTACTCCAGCCTTTGCACCAAGATGCGACCCCACTCCAAGCTCGCATGGCCAGAAGATGATTAAGATGCTCATCAACCTACTGAAGAAGATGAATGACATGAGGTTTGAAGCCCGGACGCAGGACGCCCGGCCTACCAGCAACCAGCTGCACCACATGATATCGGAGCGCAAGCGCCGGGAAAAGCTCAACGAAAGCTTCGATGCTCTCAGAATGCTACTTCCACCGGTGTCCAAG GACAAGGCGTCGGTGCTTTACAACACCAGGAACTACCTGAACGCATTGAAAGCTCAAATATCTGAGCTGGAGCGTAGGAACCGACTGCTAGAGATGCAGGTTCGGCGTCCTGATGAGAAGGAAGAAGACGGCGATTCGAACGAGAGAGTACGAGTTCAGATAAGCCGGCAGGCAACCGAATCGACCCCAGAAGGCGAAGGAGTCAACCTCGTCATAACAGTGAGGGCGGGTTGCAACATGATCGATTTGATTCACGACGTACTCCAATGCTTGAAGCGGATGGGAGCCACTACTTTATTATCGGTGGAGGCGATCACAGGATCGCCGCAGAAGAATGATCTAATAAAGGCAAGCTTCACCGTACGAGTAAAG GGCGCCGATTGCGACGAGGAGACGCTCGAGGAAGCTGTGACCCAAGCTGTGGCTGCGGTGTTGGAGCGATCAGCAACACCCACTTCATAA
- the LOC135639385 gene encoding putative transcription factor bHLH041 isoform X3: MSCRLHGHRLPPPPRSPQSLPPDRRSRTGMHVYLPVVSALPSIIRLLHLHGWMAPRGRQQRSAELLVGKPLQKALRRLLEVSLQHPMQSSLPYIELKDSDLMNSASMQVQRQFYQEAGIKTAAFLGCTSGEIEFGMTTSSDANMHANVEKVFSEDFIRQSQLEQEFIHQTQLEELFPPPDSSDSSSLRSFSVESPECSSLLLANTSTVAPHQIPMSVYDRHRTVLFPSTAVDDAAIARAMMAVISSNSSSAADRSWSGRRVGAFKAYATPAFAPRCDPTPSSHGQKMIKMLINLLKKMNDMRFEARTQDARPTSNQLHHMISERKRREKLNESFDALRMLLPPVSKKDKASVLYNTRNYLNALKAQISELERRNRLLEMQVRRPDEKEEDGDSNERVRVQISRQATESTPEGEGVNLVITVRAGCNMIDLIHDVLQCLKRMGATTLLSVEAITGSPQKNDLIKASFTVRVKGADCDEETLEEAVTQAVAAVLERSATPTS; encoded by the exons ATGTCCTGTCGCCTTCATGGACACCGTCTTCCTCCTCCGCCCCGAAGCCCGCAGTCGCTTCCTCCGGACCGCCGCTCGCGCACTGGGATGCACGTATATTTGCCTGTGGTCTCCGCTTTACCATCCATCATCCGA TTGCTTCACCTCCATGGATGGATGGCACCACGAGGACGACAGCAGCGGTCGGCCGAGCTCCTCGTCGGGAAGCCCCTCCAGAAGGCTCTTCGCCGCCTACTTGAGGTCTCTCTGCAGCATCCGATGCAG AGCAGCCTTCCCTACATCGAGCTGAAGGACTCGGACCTCATGAACTCGGCATCAATGCAAGTACAACGGCAATTCTATCAG GAAGCTGGAATTAAG ACTGCAGCTTTTCTTGGATGCACAAGCGGAGAGATCGAGTTTGGGATGACGACTTCGAGTGAT GCAAACATGCATGCGAATGTTGAGAAAGTGTTCAGCGAGGATTTCATACGACAGTCGCAATTAGAGCAAGAATTCATTCACCAGACTCAGTTGGAAGAGTTGTTCCCACCTCCCGACTCCTCCGACTCCTCCTCGCTTCGATCTTTTTCGGTGGAAAGTCCAGAGTGCTCGTCTCTCCTTCTCGCCAATACGAGCACTGTTGCCCCTCACCAAATCCCCATGAGCGTCTACGATCGACACCGAACCGTGCTGTTTCCATCAACTGCCGTCGATGATGCTGCGATCGCGAGGGCGATGATGGCTGTCATCTCTTCGAACTCTTCTTCGGCTGCCGACCGGAGTTGGTCCGGCCGCCGAGTAGGGGCATTCAAAGCCTACGCTACTCCAGCCTTTGCACCAAGATGCGACCCCACTCCAAGCTCGCATGGCCAGAAGATGATTAAGATGCTCATCAACCTACTGAAGAAGATGAATGACATGAGGTTTGAAGCCCGGACGCAGGACGCCCGGCCTACCAGCAACCAGCTGCACCACATGATATCGGAGCGCAAGCGCCGGGAAAAGCTCAACGAAAGCTTCGATGCTCTCAGAATGCTACTTCCACCGGTGTCCAAG AAGGACAAGGCGTCGGTGCTTTACAACACCAGGAACTACCTGAACGCATTGAAAGCTCAAATATCTGAGCTGGAGCGTAGGAACCGACTGCTAGAGATGCAGGTTCGGCGTCCTGATGAGAAGGAAGAAGACGGCGATTCGAACGAGAGAGTACGAGTTCAGATAAGCCGGCAGGCAACCGAATCGACCCCAGAAGGCGAAGGAGTCAACCTCGTCATAACAGTGAGGGCGGGTTGCAACATGATCGATTTGATTCACGACGTACTCCAATGCTTGAAGCGGATGGGAGCCACTACTTTATTATCGGTGGAGGCGATCACAGGATCGCCGCAGAAGAATGATCTAATAAAGGCAAGCTTCACCGTACGAGTAAAG GGCGCCGATTGCGACGAGGAGACGCTCGAGGAAGCTGTGACCCAAGCTGTGGCTGCGGTGTTGGAGCGATCAGCAACACCCACTTCATAA
- the LOC135639969 gene encoding ent-kaurene oxidase 2-like, producing the protein MEMSIAALHLLLRSAPAAAVVVAGILLVARRRRSNSPPAVPGWPLIGNLLQLKEKKPHLTFAKWAATYGPIYTIRTGTSTVVVLNSTELAKEAMVTKFSSISTRKLSKALMLLTSNKSMVAMSDYGDFHRMVKRYVLTSLLGANAQKHNRGYRDTMICNVLNILHSEIKSDPSRAIEFRTPFQAEIFRLSLKQALGQDVESIFVEELGKEMTKKEIFNILVVDPMMGAIAVDWRDFFPYLSWIPNRSFETKIQGMVTRKMAVTRALIMEQKKRRERGEEINCYLDFLLSENTLTEEQLTTLVWEAIIEASDTTVVTTEWAMFELAKNPECQDRLYHEILQVCGSEKVTEEHLPQLPYLNAVFHEALRRHSPVPIIPLRYATEDTQLGGFNIQAGSEIAVNLYACNMDKMQWEEPEEWKPERFLRDKFEQTDMHKTMAFGAGKRACAGTLQAMLISCVAIARFVQEFQWRLKEGEEANVATVQLTTHKLQPMQAHITPREADSARPQSS; encoded by the exons ATGGAGATGTCAATAGCGGCGCTTCACTTGCTCCTGCGGAgcgcccccgccgccgccgtcgtcgtcgCTGGAATCCTCCTCGTCGCCCGCAGACGGCGGTCCAATAGTCCTCCAG CTGTTCCTGGGTGGCCCTTGATTGGGAATTTGCTGCAGCTGAAGGAGAAGAAGCCTCACCTGACGTTCGCGAAATGGGCCGCGACGTATGGGCCGATTTATACCATCAGAACCGGCACTTCCACTGTGGTGGTTCTGAATTCCACTGAACTTGCCAAAGAG GCAATGGTGACCAAATTCTCATCCATTTCAACTCGAAAGCTCTCAAAGGCATTGATGTTGCTCACTTCCAATAAATCAATGGTTGCTATGAGTGACTATGGGGATTTCCACCGGATGGTGAAGCGCTATGTGTTGACAAGTCTCTTAGGAGCTAATGCTCAG AAGCACAATCGCGGTTACAGGGACACAATGATTTGTAACGTCTTAAATATTCTGCATTCAGAAATTAAAAGTGATCCTTCTCGAGCAATAGAATTCAGAACACCATTTCAGGCTGAGATTTTCCGATTATCCTTGAAACAA GCCTTGGGCCAGGATGTGGAATCCATTTTTGTAGAGGAACTTGGGAAGGAGATGACAAAGAAGGAAATCTTCAATATACTAGTTGTAGATCCAATGATGGGTGCTATTGCGGTAGATTGGAGGGATTTCTTCCCATACCTCAGCTGGATCCCAAATAGAAGCTTCGAGACGAAGATCCAAGGAATGGTGACTCGTAAGATGGCGGTGACGAGGGCCCTGATTATGGAACAAAAGAAACGTAGAGAACGAGGAGAG GAGATAAACTGTTATTTGGACTTTCTGCTGTCTGAGAACACGCTAACGGAGGAGCAGTTGACAACATTAGTCTGGGAAGCAATAATTGAGGCGTCCGATACAACTGTGGTCACAACAGAGTGGGCTATGTTTGAGCTTGCTAAGAATCCAGAGTGCCAG GATCGACTTTATCATGAAATTCTACAAGTATGTGGGTCTGAAAAAGTCACAGAGGAGCATTTGCCACAGTTGCCGTATTTGAATGCTGTGTTCCATGAGGCTCTCAGACGACATTCTCCGGTCCCTATTATACCCCTCCGGTATGCCACTGAAGATACCCAGCTTGGAGGCTTCAACATTCAGGCAGGCTCTGAG ATAGCGGTCAATCTTTATGCCTGCAACATGGACAAAATGCAATGGGAGGAACCCGAAGAATGGAAGCCTGAGAGATTCCTACGCGACAAGTTCGAGCAGACGGACATGCACAAGACAATGGCTTTCGGCGCAGGAAAGCGGGCATGTGCAGGAACACTGCAAGCGATGCTGATTTCTTGCGTGGCCATCGCGAGGTTCGTGCAAGAGTTCCAGTGGAGACtgaaggaaggagaagaagccaATGTTGCCACCGTTCAGCTCACAACTCACAAGCTCCAGCCTATGCAAGCACACATAACACCAAGAGAAGCAGATTCTGCAAGGCCTCAATCATCCTAG
- the LOC135641061 gene encoding transmembrane 9 superfamily member 7-like has translation MAKANREVVAALLLSCLLYLVLPSARAFYLPGVAPRDFQKDDELQVKVNKLSSTKTQLPYDYYFLDYCKPPKIMNSAENLGEVLRGDRIENSVYAFKMRRDESCKVACLIKLSSEAAKNFKEKIDDEYRVNMILDNLPVAVPRLRRDGSQDTSYEQGFHVGYKSKDGKYYLSNHLSFKVMYHKDPESDGARIVGFEVIPSSVKHESGNWDDKNPKVTTCNSDTKITPGSNALQEVAADTYVVFSYDVTFQPSNIKWASRWDTYLLMNDDQIHWFSIINSLMIVLFLSGMVAMIMLRTLYRDIANYNQLETQDEAQEETGWKLVHGDVFRPPVNSGLLCVYVGTGVQFFGMTLVTMIFALLGFLSPSNRGGLMTAMVLLWVFMGLFAGYSSARLYKMFKGSEWKRITLKTAFMFPGIVFAIFFVLNALIWGEKSSGAVPFGTMFALVLLWFGISVPLVFVGSYIGYKRPALEDPVKTNKIPRQIPEQAWYMQPAFSILIGGILPFGAVFIELFFILTSIWLNQFYYIFGFLFIVFIILIVTCAEITIVLCYFQLCSEDYHWWWRAYLTAGSSAFYLFAYSAFYFFTKLEITKVVSGILYFGYMLIGSYAFFVLTGTIGFYACFWFVHKIYSSVKID, from the exons aTGGCGAAGGCGAACCGTGAGGTCGTCGCAGCTCTTCTCCTCTCCTGCCTCTTGTACCTCGTGCTGCCCTCCGCCCGCGCCTTCTACCTCCCCGGCGTAGCTCCTCGCGACTTCCAGAAG GATGATGAACTGCAAGTCAAAGTGAACAAACTCTCATCCACAAAAACGCAACttccttatgattattatttcttGGATTACTGTAAGCCTCCCAAGATAATGAACAGCGCTGAGAATTTGGGGGAGGTCCTTCGTGGTGATCGCATTGAAAATTCTGTTTATGCA TTTAAAATGAGAAGGGATGAAAGTTGCAAAGTAGCCTGTCTAATAAAACTTAGCTCTGAAGCTGCTAAGAACTTCAAggaaaaaattgatgatgaatatcgagTGAACAT GATCCTGGACAATCTTCCTGTCGCAGTTCCTAGGCTAAGAAGAGATGGCAGTCAAGATACAAGCTATGAACAAGGTTTTCATGTTGGATATAAA AGCAAGGATGGTAAATATTACCTTAGTAACCACCTCAGTTTCAAAGTCATGTACCATAAAGATCCAGAATCAGATGGTGCTCGTATTGTTGGTTTTGAGGTGATTCCAAGCAG TGTGAAGCATGAGTCTGGTAACTGGGATGATAAAAACCCCAAAGTTACTACATGCAACTCAGACACTAAAATAACTCCTGGTAGCAATGCACTCCAAGAAGTGGCTGCTGACACATATGTTGTATTCTCATATGATGTTACCTTTCAG CCCAGCAATATCAAATGGGCCTCACGTTGGGACACTTACCTTCTCATGAATGATGATCAAATCCACTGGTTTTCTATTATCAACTCTTTAATGATAGTTCTGTTTCTGTCTGGCATGGTGGCCATGATTATGTTGAGGACCCTTTACAGAGATATAGCTAATTACAACCAGTTAGAGACTCAGGACGAAGCCCAGGAAGAAACAGGATGGAAGTTAGTCCATGGTGATGTCTTCAGACCGCCAGTGAACTCCGGGCTTCTTTGTGTTTATGTTGGAACCGGGGTTCAGTTCTTTGGAATGACTTTGGTCACTATGATTTTCGCATTACTAGGTTTTCTTTCCCCCTCCAACCGTGGGGGTTTGATGACTGCTATGGTTCTCCTGTGGGTATTCATGGGTCTCTTTGCCGGGTATTCTTCAGCCCGCCTTTATAAAATGTTCAAGGGTTCAGAATGGAAGAGGATCACCTTGAAAACTGCTTTTATGTTTCCTGGTATTGTCTTTGCCATTTTCTTTGTGCTGAATGCTCTTATCTGGGGGGAGAAATCATCCGGTGCAGTTCCCTTTGGGACAATGTTTGCCTTGGTGTTGCTATGGTTCGGCATATCTGTGCCCCTAGTATTTGTTGGCAGCTACATAGGCTACAAGAGGCCAGCTCTCGAGGATCCGGTGAAGACAAACAAGATCCCCAGGCAGATACCTGAGCAGGCTTGGTATATGCAACCAGCATTTTCTATACTAATCGGTGGGATACTCCCGTTTGGTGCTGTTTTTATTGAGCTCTTCTTCATCCTGACCTCAATATGGCTGAACCAGTTCTACTACATCTTCGGCTTccttttcatagtcttcatcatcctcATCGTGACCTGTGCTGAGATTACGATTGTGCTGTGCTACTTCCAGCTATGCAGTGAAGACTATCACTGGTGGTGGAGGGCATACTTGACTGCAGGTTCGTCTGCATTCTACCTCTTTGCATATTCAGCGTTCTatttcttcacaaagttggaaatTACCAAAGTGGTTTCTGGAATCCTCTACTTTGGGTACATGTTGATCGGATCTTATGCGTTCTTCGTGTTGACCGGCACAATTGGCTTTTATGCCTGTTTCTGGTTTGTCCACAAGATATATTCATCGGTAAAAATAGACTGA